TCAATCTCAGCGCCTACGCCAGTGCGGCCGGCGCCGCCAGCCTGGAACGTCGGGTGCGGGCGCTGGGCTATCCGGTCAGCGGCCACGCCATCACCCAGGCCGGCCAGCCGCGCACCCTGGTCACCGCCGGGCCGTTCGAGACGCGCGCCGCGGCCGAGGCTGCGCGCTTGAAGATCACCCAGTCGATCCCCGGCGTGCCGGCCCGGCTCGAACAGGACGCCAGCCGCGAAAGCGCCGCGGCGGCGCCCGCGACTGCGGCCACGGGCACCGCCAAGGCCGGCGGCTGGGCGGTGCAGCTGGCGGCGATGAGCGACCAGGCCGATGCGAACGCGCTGCGCGACAAGCTGCGTGCGAACGGTTTCGACGGCTTCGTCGATTCGGTGCAATCCGGCGGCCGGCGGTTGTGGCGCGTGCGGGCCGGCCCGCAGACCCAGCGCGCCGATGCGCAGCGCGTGCACGACCAGATCAAGGCGAAGCTGGGCATCGACGGCAACGTCGTGCCGGTACCCTGAGCGCGCTGGCGTCGGTACGGAACCCGCGCGGATGAACGGATGAACTGGACCGACGACATCATCCTTGGCGTGCTGGCCCTGTCGGTCTTCGTCGGCCTATGGCGCGGCCTGGTCTCCGAGGTGCTGGCGCTGGCGATCTGGATTGCCGCGTTCTGGGTGGCGTGGATGCTCGGCCCCGCCGCGGCGGCACGGCTGGAGCATGTGATCGAGCTGTCGTCGGCGCGGATCATCGTGGGCTATGGGCTCTGCTTCGTCGCCGTGCTGATACTCGGTGCGCTGCTGCGTTTCGTGATCGGCAGGCTGATCGAGGGCACCGGGCTGTCCGGCACCGATCGGCTGCTGGGCATGCTGTTCGGCTTTGCGCGCGGCGTGTTGCTGGTGACCCTGCTGGTGTTCCTGGTCGGTTTCACCGCGTTCACGCGCGATCCGTGGTGGCGGCAGTCAGTGCTGTTGCCGCACTTTCAGCACATGGCGGCCTGGCTGGGCCAGCAGGTGCCGCCGGGCGTGCGCGAATATCTCCACCCGCCGGCGACGCTCGGCCGGTGGTCCGGCTTGCCGGCGGCGCGGCCGGACCCCATATCGGGCAAGGCGCCCGCGCCGGCCGCGAGCGTGCGGTATCCGGCGTCACCGGCGGCGGCCGGCACGGCCGGTCCACCCCGGACTTTCTGAACCATCCTTTGAAGCAGGCAACAAACCATGTGCGGAATCATCGGCATTGTCGGTACCACCGAAGTGGCATCGGCGCTCTATGACGGCCTGACGGTGCTGCAGCACCGCGGCCAGGACGCGGCCGGCATCGCCACGGTGGATGGCGCGCGGCTGCGCCTGCACAAGGGCAACGGACTGGTGCGCGACGTGTTCGGGCAGAGCGCGATGAGCGGCCTGCGCGGGCGCATCGGCATCGGCCACTGCCGCTACCCCACCGCCGGCTCGGAAGGCTCGGCCGAGGCCCAGCCGTTCTACGTCAACTCGCCGTACGGCATCGCGTTCGCGCACAACGGCAACCTGGTCAACACCGACGCGCTGCGCCGCGAGATGTTCCAGGACGACCGCCGCCACATCAACACCGATTCCGATTCCGAGGTGCTGCTGAACGTGCTGGCGCACGAGTTGCAGATCCAGGACCGGATGGAGCTGACCCCGGACCACATCTTCAAGGCAGTGGCCGGCGTGCACGCGCGCGCCCGCGGCGGCTACGCCTGCATCGCCCTGCTGCTGGGCTACGGCCTGATCGCGTTCCGCGATCCGAACGGCATTCGCCCGCTGGTGCTGGGTGAGCGGATCAGCGGCGAGGGCCGCGAGTACGCGGTGGCGTCGGAGTCGGTGGCGCTGGACATCCTCGGCTTCAAGCGCATCCGCGACGTGGCGCCGGGCGAGGCGGTGATCATCACCGACGCCGGCCAGCTGTACACCCGCCGCTGCGCCGAGGGCGCGCCGCACACGCCGTGCATCTTCGAATACGTGTACCTGGCCCGGCCCGACTCGATGATCGAGGACGTGTCGGTGTACAAGGCGCGCCTGCGCATGGGCGAGAAGCTGGCCGAGAAGATCCTGCGCGAACGGCCCGACCACGGCATCGACGCGGTGATCCCGATCCCCGACACCGCGCGCACCGCCGCCAGCGCGCTGGCCGGCGCGCTCGGCGTGCCGTTCCGCGAGGGCTTCGTCAAGAACCGCTACATCGGCCGCACCTTCATCATGCCGGGGCAGGGCGAGCGGGTGAAATCGGTGCGCCGCAAGCTCAACGCGATCGACCTGGAGTTCCGCAAGAAGAACGTGCTGCTGGTGGACGACTCGATCGTGCGCGGCACCACCTCGAAACAGATCATCCAGATGGCCCGCGACGCCGGCGCGAAGAACGTCTACTTCGCCTCCGCCGCGCCGCCGGTGCGCTACCCGAACGTGTACGGCATCGACATGCCGTCGGCTTCGGAACTGGTCGCCGCCGGGCGCACCGAGAAGGAGGTCGAGCAGGCGATCGGCGCCGACTGGTTGATCTACCAGGACCTGAAGGACCTGATCTGGGCGGTGCAGGACGGCAACGAGGAACTGAAGCAGTTCGACGCTTCGTGCTTCTCCGGCGAGTACGTCACCGGCCTCGACCAGAGCTACCTGGCGCAGATCGAAATGCTGCGCTCGGACGACGCCAAGGCCGCGCGGCGGGCAGGCTGAGCCCCGTACTGCACGCGTAGGAGCGCACCCTGTCCACAAGGGACTTCCTTCGGTCGTGCGCGATGCTCTGATGTTGGACGGAGCCAAGAGCATCGCGCACAGGGTGCGCTCCTTAGGTCTTGATGTCCGACCTGTCAGGGTCGAGCATTCCCGACTGATCATCGGGGGAACCGGGTGATGCCGATGCGCTCCTTTGGCTTCGAGCCCGTGACGTAGATGCACACCCCGGTTCCGATTTCGCTCATCCAGAAGTTTGAACGGTACCCTCGGCCCGCCACTGGCGTGAGCCTGCACACCTAAGGATCAGCCGGATGAGCATGGTGATCGGAACAAACCATGCGAGGTAAGGCGATGACAAACGTTGTGGGAGTGGATGTGGCCAAGGCCACGTTTGATGTGGCCGTTGGTCTGGCCAAGCCGGGCAAATTCCAGACACGCGCCAAGGTGGCCAATCGTGAAGAAGGCTTCCAGGAGTTGATGACCTGGTTGGACAAGCACGCGCCGGAAGCGGCGGTGTGCATGGAAGCGACGGGGATCTATCACGAGGCACTGGCCATCTTCCTGGTACAGCAAGGCAAGACGGTCTACGTGGCCAATCCGGCGCAAGTAAAGTACTTCGGCAAGAGCCAGCTGACGCGAACCAAGACCGACCGCACAGACGCCAAGCTCATTGCGCAGTTCGCCACCAGTCAGCAGGCCGGCACCCATCCGATGGCGCCGTGGATGCCGCCGACAGCGGCCCAGCGCACCTTGCGCGCGCTGGTCGAACGGCTGGACGATCTCAAGGGCATGGAGCGGATGGAAGCGAACCGACTCGACGTCGCCAATGACGCCGTACGCGACTCGGTGGAAGCGTCGCTCAAGGAACTGCGCAAGCAGATCAAGGCGCTGGAGCAGCGCATCAACAATCACATCGACAAGGATCCCCAGCTGCGCTACGACGCGGCGTTGATGACGTCCATCCCCGGCATCGCCAAGACCACGTCGGCCTCCCTGCTCGCCGCACTGGGCGACCTGCGACGCTTCGACGCGCCGGGCAAGCTGGTCGCCTTCGCCGGCCTCAACCCGGCACGGCGCGAGTCGGGCACGCTCAAGGGACAGGTCCGGATCTCCAAAACCGGTGCCCCCGGCTTGCGCGCCAAACTCTACTTTCCCGCCATCTGCGCCAAGAACCACAACCCCGTGGTTCGTGCCTTCTGCGAACGGTTGCTCGCACGCGGGAAGCTCCCCATCGTGACCGTGTGTGCCGCCATGCGGAAGCTCCTGCACCTAGTCTGGGGCGTCATCCATACCAACTCGCTGTTTGATCCTGACTACCCCAGACACCGCCTCGTTGCCTCTGCGCACGCATCACCTGGATGCTCGCTTGCATAACGCGGAACGAGACGGTATCTACAGGAAACGCCATGACCGACCTGCATGTCGCCGCCAAGCGCTGCCTCGACGCCACCGATCCGGCCGAAAAGCTGCGTCTCACCCATGAAACCTGGCAGGCGTTCCTCGCCGGCGAATTGCGCGCTGACCCCGCGTCGCCGCCGCCAGCGCCGATCGGACCGCCCGGCCGTCCCGCGAAACCGCAGCTGGTCAACGCCCGCCAGCTGCCGCAACGTGGCCTGGGCAGCGCGGAAGGCCGCGCCGCGCTGGTGCATGCGGTGGCCCACATCGAGTTCAACGCGATCAACCTGGCCTGGGATGCGGTGTACCGCTACCGCGGCATGCCGGCGGACTACTACCGCGACTGGGCCAGCTGCGCACACGACGAGGCACGCCACTTTACGCTGCTGTCCGACCGGCTGGCCGAGCTCGGCTATGCCTACGGCGACTTCGATGCGCACAACGGCCTGTGGGAAATGGCCGAGAAGACCGCCGGCCACGACACCGCGCGGATGGCGCTGGTGCCGCGCGTGCTGGAGGCACGCGGGCTGGACGTCACCCCCGGCATGATCGAGCGGCTGCGCGGCCTCGGCGACGAACGCACGGTGGCGATCCTGGAAGTGATCCTGCGCGAGGAAGTGGCCCACGTCGCCGCCGGCACCCGCTGGTACCGCCACTGCTGCGAACGCGACGGCCTCTACCCGATCGAGACGTTCTTCACCCTGCTGCGCGACTACATGGGCGTGAATCTGCGTGGGCCGTTCAACCGGCCGGCGCGGCTGCAGGCGGGCTTTGTCGAAGCCGAGCTGGATCGATTGGCGGCGTTGGCCGCAGAGTTGCCTGGCGCGACCGGGAGTTTTCAGTCTTGCTCAAACCGTCCGTGAAAACGGGGATAGAACCCGCGCCCGGTTTCGTCTGGCGAGTGAGATGAACTTGGCGGTCAGCATCAAGCCCCAGATGCGGGCGTTGACGAACAACGAATCGCTCTTGCCGAAATATGATTCCCTGTTCGCCTCGCTGAGCTCGGGCATCTCGCGCCTTCGCGTGCACGCGCGCCACAAGCTCGGCTGCGCGCGAGAGCGAGACCGCGTTCTGCAGCAGGCGCTGCGGCCTGGCCCAGCAACTCGTTCATCGTTTCGGTTTCGCCGCGGTAGTGAGCTGCTGCCATACGCGACCGAATTCACGCCCAAAAAATCGGACGTTGCGTCAACGGGTGTCGGATCCGAATTTTGCAGCGCACGGCGACCCGACTAAACCCGATTGAAACGAAGTCCCTCGGCGCGCGTTTGCAGCCATCGCTCGGCATACGAGGTGCCGGCGCTGTTCAGCTCGAGCAGGACCAGTTCGTCGCGCTCGCGATCGAGCCAGCCGGAAAGACTGGTCGCCCGCGCGGTTGCAGCCGTGGCAATAGTGACAGCCTGCCGCGGCAAGTCCGTGGTGGGTGCTTCGTTGTCGGTCAAACCGACGAGACGACCCGTCGCGCCGTCGCGGCCGACGAAGTTGCCGTCGATGTCGCCGTGGACGTCGATGCTCAATTGCAGGCGCAGATCGCCCGCAATGGAGGAGACCCACGTGCCGCTCAGCGGACTTGACGCGTCCGGCTCGGCGCGATCGGTGGCTGCGGCGGTGATTTCGAGTGCGCCGTCGCCGGAAACGTCGAAGTGAAGCTTGTCGATGTGGAATCCCGGCGTTGGGCCGCGGTCGCTCGCAGTACTGACCACGAGGTTGTGCAGCAGGAGCAGGCGCGGACCTTGTTGCGTCTGCAGGAGCTGGCCTCCCATGCCCGATACCCAATGCCTGCCATTGTCGCTACTGCTGCCGATCGGGCGCCAGCTGATCGACAGCGCGATGCCTCGGCCTCTCGTTTCATCAGTCGCAGCGGCGACGCAGCCGCGTACACGGTATTCCCCGCTCGCACCGGTATGCGAGCGGTAGACGCCGCGCAGATTGCTCCCGGACGTCGCGCCAGGCAGCAAGCCAGCGCGTTCCCTGTGAACCGAGCTATAGATGCCTTGCAGGCTGCCGTCGATCTCCGCCTGCAGACGCATCAGCGAATCGTATTCGTTGCGCCAGAGCGGGCCGGCGATCACGGACGTCGTGTTGTCGTCAGCCATAGATTTCCGCCACCCGTTCGCGACTGATATAGCCGTTCTTGATATCGTCTTCGACCGCGGCGCGTGCGCGCTTCTTCGGGTCGCCGTAGCCGGCGCCGCTCGCGGTGACGATGCGAATCACGTCGTCGCGATTGACGGTGAGCGTATTGACGATGGCCAGATTCTGCGCTTCGCCGTTGGCACGGATTACGCGGATGTAGTTCGCCGAACCTTCCTTGCCGCCGCGCATCGCCCAGGGGCGGTGCTTATTGCGCGAGTACGACGCGGTGAGAAAGCAGTTGTCGCTGCGCACGCGGTATTCGAGCACGATGCCTTTGCCACCGCGATGTTCGCCTTCGCCGCCAGGTTCGTCGTTGAGGGATAGGCGGTCGACGTAGAGGCCGTAGCGTGTCTCAGCGATCTCGACCGGGCAGTTGAACGTCTCGCCGTGCATCGAGCTGAACATCGCGTTGTTACCGTCGCCCTGCGCGGAACCGCCCCAGCCACCGATTTGTGGTTCGACTATGGTGAAATAGCGCCCTGTGTCCGGATTCGTGCCGCCAATGAATGTGCCGCAGATGCTGGAGAAATGACCGCTTGGCAGGCGATCTCCGAGATGTGGGGCCAGGCATCGCCAGAGCAGGTCGTACAGGCGCATGCCGACTTCGTAATAGATGCCGACCGCGGCCGGCTCCTGCGCATTGAATACGCTACCCGGGCGGGTCAGCACCTGCAGTGGGCGGAACGTGCCGCCGTTGGTCACGCCATAGGAGCCGGTGATGTTCTTGAAGATCATCTGCGCGGAGACGATGCTGTCGTCGTGGCTGCAGTTGTTCGGGCCGGTGTCCTGGTCGGGGTTGTCGCGTAGGTCGACGATGAAGGCGTCGTCGGTGATCTCGATCGTCGCCTTGTAGACGACGCCGGAATCCTGCTCTTCCTCGATCGAGTAGCGGCCCTTCGGCAGTGCGCGCAAACCGTTGCGTGCCACCTGCTCGCCGTAGTCCATGAATTGCTTCATCGCAGCTATGAAAATGCCCTTGCCGTACTTGGCAACGAGCTCTTCGATGCGCTTGGCGCCGATGCGCGCGGAGGCTACGCCGGCCCAGAGGTCGCCTTCGAGGAAGGCCGGCAGGCGTGTGTTGACGCGGATGATGTCGAGTACGGCACGGATCGGCTGGCCGCGGTCGATCAGCTTCACTGCCGGCAGGCGCAGGCCTTCCTGGAAGATCTCCTTCGCTGCGGGCGAAAGCGAGCCGGGGAACGCACCGCCGACGTCGTTCCAGTGCGCGATGTTCGCGGTCCAGGCGACAATCTCGCCATCGGCGAACACCGGCATCAGCAGGATGTTGTCGTTGAGGTGGGTGACGCCGCCGTAGTACGGATCGTTGGTGATGAATACGTCGCCGGGCTGGATGTCGCCAGATTTTGAATGCAGTTCGAGCACGCGCTTGACGGACTTGTCGAGCACACCAACGAAGCCTGGAATGCCCGCGCCGCTCGAAGCGAGGTTGCCCTTGCCGTCGGTAATGCCGGTACCGGCATCGAGCACCTCGTAGATGACCGCGCTCATCGCGGTCTTGCGCAGTGCGGCGAACATCTCGTCGGCGATTGCCTGAAGCGAGCTCTGGATGATTTCGAGCGTGATCGCATCGCTCGCGCTCAGGATCTTGCTGGAATCAATCATGACGAAACTCCTCCGTGTCGAGGTCAACGATGACGTTGCCGTAGTCGTCGATGCGGACACGGTTGCCGGGGTGGATAAGTATTGTCGTGCCCGAGGTTTCGATCACCGCGGGGCCTCGGAACTGCATGCCGGGTTCGAGCAGGGCTCCATCGTAGATATCGGCGGTATGCTCGCCCTGCGTCGCATAATCGACATCGCGCCGGCTCTTGAGTGCCTCGCTCACCTTGCGTCCGCTGACCGGCAGCTTGGCTGGCTGCAGTTTGCCGACGTCGGCGAGTGCGACCAGATGTAGGCCGATGAACTCGACCGCGGCGTTGAGGCGATAGGTGTATTCGCGTTCGTAAACCTGATGAAATCCGATCGTGATCGAAGCGATGGCGTCTGCGTCGAGCGCGCCATCGGGCATCATGACTTCGACATGATGTTCCTGATTCTCGTAGCGCAACTTGGCATAGCGGAGGAACTTCACGCGTTCGGGCGCGATGCCCTCGGTACCGAACTGTTCGAGTGCCATTGCGGTGCTCTCGCCGAACAGGGCTTCAATCGCGCCGGCGTTCGTGCCGTCGAGCGGAATGAGCCGGCTGACGAAGAAGTCGCGACGCAGCTCGCTCATCAACATGCCCCAGGCGCTGAACACGTCGGCGGCACGCGGGATGACGACGCGGCGCATGTTCAGTTCGGTCGCGAGCGAGACCGCGTGCATCGGGCCGCCACCGCCGAAAGCGACGAGGGTGAAGTCACGCGGGTCGTGGCCACGGTTCATCGACACGAGCTTGAGCGCGTTGACCATGTTGTGATTGGCGATGCGCACGATGCCTCGTGCGACTTCGATGGGACTCATGCCGAGGCCCGCAGCGAGCGGTGCAAGCGCGCGGTCGACCGCGCCGAGATCGGCCTGGATCGTGCCGCCGCAGAAATACTCCGGATTGATTCGGCGCAGGGCGAGGTTGGCGTCGGTCGTCGTCGCCTGCGTGCCGCCGCGCCCGTACGCGGCCGGGCCCGGCGTCGAGCCGGCCGACTTCGGGCCAACGCGCAGTTTGCCGAACTCGTCGAGCCAGGCGATGCTGCCGCCGCCGTTGCCGATCTCGACGAGGTCGACCACTGGCACCATGATCGGGTAGCCCGCGCTCGTTGCGCCGCGCTCGATCCAGTAGTCGGTCATGATGCGCACCTGGCCGTTCTCGATCAGGCTGCACTTGGCGGTGGTGCCGCCGATGTCGAGCGCGAGAAGGTTCGGCTCGCCGATCAGGCGACCGAGTTCGGCGGCGCCCCAGAAACCGCTCGCCGGGCCCGATTCGACCATCGTGATCGGAATGCGGCTGGCGCGCTCGATCGAATCGACGCCGCAGTTGGACTGCATCACATAGAGCTGACCCGCCAGACCTTCATCGTTCAGGCCTCGCTTCAAGTCGGCAAGATAACGCCCGGCGATTGGCTGCACGTAGGCCGAGAGCACGGCAGTGTTGGTGCGCTCGTATTCGCGCCATTCGCGTGTGATCTGATGCGAGGCGACCGTGCTGACCTCGGGCCATAGGCGTCGCACTTCGTCGAGTACGCGCACTTCGTGAGCGGGATTGGCGTAGGAGTGCAGCAGACAGACCGCGATTGCAACGACGCCTTCGCGGCGGAAGTCCTCGACGATCGCCGGCAGTGCGGAGAGATCGAGCGGCGTGCGCTCCGCACCGTTCGGCCCGATGCGTCCGGGCAATTCGCGACGCAGATGGCGCGGCACGAAGCTTTCCGGTTTGCGATAGCCTAGATTGAAGAAGTCGGGTCGGTTGCCGCGCGCGATCTCAAGCGTGTCGCGGAAACCTTCGGTAGTGATCAGCGCGACCTTTACGCCCTTGCGTTCGGTCAGCGCATTGATGACGACCGTGGTGCCGTGGGCGAGGAATGCGACTTCGCGCACCGGCACCTTGGCTTTGGTGATAACGTTCAGCACGCCGCGCTCGAAGTTCGGCGGCGTGGTGTCGGTCTTCGCCGTGATCACTTCCTGATGCCCGTTGTGCGGGTCAGTACGGAAATAGACAAGGTCGGTGAACGTGCCGCCAACGTCGGTGGCGACACGGATGGTAACGGGTGTGGACATGGGAATCCTCGACGGTTCGGCGGCCCGCTTGGGGCCGCCACCGTGCGTTCAGAAGTAGTTGTAGCGGAAGTCGACGCCGAACGTGCGCGGAACGCCGATGTCGGCGAATCCGCCGAGCACGTATTCAGCGTTGTACTTCGTGTTGGTTGCGTTCTTCGCCCACAACCCAACGCTCCAACTGCCGTCGTGCGACTCGATACCCATTCTCAGGTTCAGCAGACCGAACGCATCGCGCGAGCGGGTGTCACCCGGGTCCCAGTACTGCTGGCCGATGCGCTCGTAGTCGATGCGTATGAGGCCGTTGAGCGCACTGTTCAATGTCGGTGTGTATTGGATGCCGACATTGGACGTGTAGCGCGGCACGTACGGCGCGCTTTTGCCGGCGGCGCCCGGTTCCAGGGCAAAGCGCTTGACGTCACTGAGCGTGTAGCCGTAGCCGCCGTAGATGGTGAGGTCCTTGCGCAGGCGGTATTTCGCGTCGATTTCGTAGCCATCGAGATCGACCTTGTTGAGATTGGTCAACACTTGCGTGCCTAGCTGACCGACGAAGACGAAGTACAGCATGTTGCTCACGTTGGTGTGGAACACGCTGCCGTCGATTTGCAGGCGGCCATCGTCCAGGCGGCTCTTGAAGCCCGCTTCCAGACTCTTGGCAGATTCGGGTTGGTACAGGTCGGTGACGCCGACCAGCCCAGCCGAAGCGGCAACGGCGCCGGTGCCGGCCTGGTTGAAACCGCCGCTGCGGAAGCCTTCGCCATAGCTCCCGTAGAAGCGAAGACTGTCGTTGGCCTTCCACGTCAGCGTCAGCTTGGGCTGCCATTTCTCGAAGACGGCGTT
This genomic stretch from Rhodanobacter thiooxydans harbors:
- a CDS encoding SPOR domain-containing protein; its protein translation is MKTRLLGAAVLIALAVLFVPMFFSSTPPAPGGDQAVSLAIPPAPDRDLQTRTMSLAAGAASAASAPSPSAPPASSDRLATVNIGSSRPRDVETDPEAGKPPQPTTVTIGSGTSPSQPVIPQQTTPSPTRANTATAPAKKPQTVAVVPPSRPVAAAPMAAAPALAAARGNYTLNLSAYASAAGAASLERRVRALGYPVSGHAITQAGQPRTLVTAGPFETRAAAEAARLKITQSIPGVPARLEQDASRESAAAAPATAATGTAKAGGWAVQLAAMSDQADANALRDKLRANGFDGFVDSVQSGGRRLWRVRAGPQTQRADAQRVHDQIKAKLGIDGNVVPVP
- a CDS encoding CvpA family protein, translating into MNWTDDIILGVLALSVFVGLWRGLVSEVLALAIWIAAFWVAWMLGPAAAARLEHVIELSSARIIVGYGLCFVAVLILGALLRFVIGRLIEGTGLSGTDRLLGMLFGFARGVLLVTLLVFLVGFTAFTRDPWWRQSVLLPHFQHMAAWLGQQVPPGVREYLHPPATLGRWSGLPAARPDPISGKAPAPAASVRYPASPAAAGTAGPPRTF
- the purF gene encoding amidophosphoribosyltransferase translates to MCGIIGIVGTTEVASALYDGLTVLQHRGQDAAGIATVDGARLRLHKGNGLVRDVFGQSAMSGLRGRIGIGHCRYPTAGSEGSAEAQPFYVNSPYGIAFAHNGNLVNTDALRREMFQDDRRHINTDSDSEVLLNVLAHELQIQDRMELTPDHIFKAVAGVHARARGGYACIALLLGYGLIAFRDPNGIRPLVLGERISGEGREYAVASESVALDILGFKRIRDVAPGEAVIITDAGQLYTRRCAEGAPHTPCIFEYVYLARPDSMIEDVSVYKARLRMGEKLAEKILRERPDHGIDAVIPIPDTARTAASALAGALGVPFREGFVKNRYIGRTFIMPGQGERVKSVRRKLNAIDLEFRKKNVLLVDDSIVRGTTSKQIIQMARDAGAKNVYFASAAPPVRYPNVYGIDMPSASELVAAGRTEKEVEQAIGADWLIYQDLKDLIWAVQDGNEELKQFDASCFSGEYVTGLDQSYLAQIEMLRSDDAKAARRAG
- a CDS encoding IS110 family transposase: MTNVVGVDVAKATFDVAVGLAKPGKFQTRAKVANREEGFQELMTWLDKHAPEAAVCMEATGIYHEALAIFLVQQGKTVYVANPAQVKYFGKSQLTRTKTDRTDAKLIAQFATSQQAGTHPMAPWMPPTAAQRTLRALVERLDDLKGMERMEANRLDVANDAVRDSVEASLKELRKQIKALEQRINNHIDKDPQLRYDAALMTSIPGIAKTTSASLLAALGDLRRFDAPGKLVAFAGLNPARRESGTLKGQVRISKTGAPGLRAKLYFPAICAKNHNPVVRAFCERLLARGKLPIVTVCAAMRKLLHLVWGVIHTNSLFDPDYPRHRLVASAHASPGCSLA
- a CDS encoding ferritin-like domain-containing protein; protein product: MTDLHVAAKRCLDATDPAEKLRLTHETWQAFLAGELRADPASPPPAPIGPPGRPAKPQLVNARQLPQRGLGSAEGRAALVHAVAHIEFNAINLAWDAVYRYRGMPADYYRDWASCAHDEARHFTLLSDRLAELGYAYGDFDAHNGLWEMAEKTAGHDTARMALVPRVLEARGLDVTPGMIERLRGLGDERTVAILEVILREEVAHVAAGTRWYRHCCERDGLYPIETFFTLLRDYMGVNLRGPFNRPARLQAGFVEAELDRLAALAAELPGATGSFQSCSNRP
- a CDS encoding hydantoinase B/oxoprolinase family protein, with the protein product MIDSSKILSASDAITLEIIQSSLQAIADEMFAALRKTAMSAVIYEVLDAGTGITDGKGNLASSGAGIPGFVGVLDKSVKRVLELHSKSGDIQPGDVFITNDPYYGGVTHLNDNILLMPVFADGEIVAWTANIAHWNDVGGAFPGSLSPAAKEIFQEGLRLPAVKLIDRGQPIRAVLDIIRVNTRLPAFLEGDLWAGVASARIGAKRIEELVAKYGKGIFIAAMKQFMDYGEQVARNGLRALPKGRYSIEEEQDSGVVYKATIEITDDAFIVDLRDNPDQDTGPNNCSHDDSIVSAQMIFKNITGSYGVTNGGTFRPLQVLTRPGSVFNAQEPAAVGIYYEVGMRLYDLLWRCLAPHLGDRLPSGHFSSICGTFIGGTNPDTGRYFTIVEPQIGGWGGSAQGDGNNAMFSSMHGETFNCPVEIAETRYGLYVDRLSLNDEPGGEGEHRGGKGIVLEYRVRSDNCFLTASYSRNKHRPWAMRGGKEGSANYIRVIRANGEAQNLAIVNTLTVNRDDVIRIVTASGAGYGDPKKRARAAVEDDIKNGYISRERVAEIYG
- a CDS encoding hydantoinase/oxoprolinase family protein translates to MSTPVTIRVATDVGGTFTDLVYFRTDPHNGHQEVITAKTDTTPPNFERGVLNVITKAKVPVREVAFLAHGTTVVINALTERKGVKVALITTEGFRDTLEIARGNRPDFFNLGYRKPESFVPRHLRRELPGRIGPNGAERTPLDLSALPAIVEDFRREGVVAIAVCLLHSYANPAHEVRVLDEVRRLWPEVSTVASHQITREWREYERTNTAVLSAYVQPIAGRYLADLKRGLNDEGLAGQLYVMQSNCGVDSIERASRIPITMVESGPASGFWGAAELGRLIGEPNLLALDIGGTTAKCSLIENGQVRIMTDYWIERGATSAGYPIMVPVVDLVEIGNGGGSIAWLDEFGKLRVGPKSAGSTPGPAAYGRGGTQATTTDANLALRRINPEYFCGGTIQADLGAVDRALAPLAAGLGMSPIEVARGIVRIANHNMVNALKLVSMNRGHDPRDFTLVAFGGGGPMHAVSLATELNMRRVVIPRAADVFSAWGMLMSELRRDFFVSRLIPLDGTNAGAIEALFGESTAMALEQFGTEGIAPERVKFLRYAKLRYENQEHHVEVMMPDGALDADAIASITIGFHQVYEREYTYRLNAAVEFIGLHLVALADVGKLQPAKLPVSGRKVSEALKSRRDVDYATQGEHTADIYDGALLEPGMQFRGPAVIETSGTTILIHPGNRVRIDDYGNVIVDLDTEEFRHD